In one Drosophila pseudoobscura strain MV-25-SWS-2005 chromosome X, UCI_Dpse_MV25, whole genome shotgun sequence genomic region, the following are encoded:
- the LOC26532767 gene encoding uncharacterized protein, with protein MACPFGRRIFTSKRGSQCWIIRRVATVVNTLSCLWIAWSLTARTTYIRIRHLNYHVIFARGLLHVACGYCSLACRKHTELSLPKMCTASERKKTPGKRKNEKKKSENSIVKNHNLPQAHAYAPCTACVGVGVWVSIFGSSSAVSYCYCNCSGSAPAPAPAPASAATANLRATQCQRSLAGCSRVCVCVSIHGYEWLCVCATLYTLCMQRSHIHYMYRRSSH; from the exons ATGGCATGTCCTTTCGGAAGAAGAATATTCACATCCAAACG GGGTAGCCAATGCTGGATCATCAGGAGAGTTGCCACTGTAGTTAACACACTCTCCTGCCTGTGGATCGCCTGGAGTCTGACGGCTCGCACCACATACATACGCATTAGGCACCTCAATTATCATGTGATTTTTGCCCGTGGCCTGCTCCATGTTGCATGTGGCTATTGCTCTTTAGCTTGCCGCAAGCACACCGAACTTTCCCTCCCAAAAATGTGTACTGCaagcgaaagaaaaaagacgccaggaaaaaggaaaaacgagAAGAAGAAATCGGAGAACAGCATCGTGAAAAATCATAACTTACCCCAGGCTCATGCATATGCCCCATGCACcgcatgtgtgggtgtgggtgtttgGGTGTCCAtat TTGGCAGTAGTTCAGCAGTCAGTTACTGCTACTGCAACTGCTCcggctctgctcctgctcctgctccagctccagccagtGCTGCCACAGCAAACCTCAGGGCCACACAATGCCAGCGATCCCTGGCTGGATgttcgcgtgtgtgtgtgtgtgttagcaTTCATGGCTACGaatggttgtgtgtgtgtgccactttgtataccctttgcATGCAAAGGAGTCATATCCACTATATGTATCGAAGATCCAGCCACTAG